A window of the Desulfobotulus pelophilus genome harbors these coding sequences:
- a CDS encoding acyl-CoA dehydrogenase, producing the protein MAQLIADRRDVDFVLHEQLEVAELAKSSVFREFNRKTIDLIVSEARNLAIKEILPLQKISDEGCEFDAGTVRVPEAYHKVYKNYLDGQWLAMGDTPDWGGQGMPKPICLAASEYFHGACNSFMLFHMATHGAARLIENFGTDEQKNQVLKNMYAGKWSGTMLLTEPDAGSDVGALSTVARRNPDGTYSLSGSKIFISGGEQDMVENIIHPTLARIEGAPEGTRGISLFMVPKYRIKADGSLGEFNDVICTGIEHKMGLHGNSTCSLTLGGKGECIGTLIGEENKGMAAMFHMMNEARQMTGLQGFANATTAYMYALDYARQRIQTKHMTDPADAGPAAIIRHPDVRRQLMIMKSFVDGMRSLIYYNGMIQNRCQLSDSPEEKERLKNIEEVLTPIIKAYITDKAFEVCSHAVQVYGGYGYVEEYPVAQLLRDARVFQIYEGTNGVQSMDLVGRKMGMKKGAAFMAYLEEIRSTIEKARNIESIRPLAENVEKLLETYTETAMVLGKAAASDKVLNAFAFTHPFLEATGDLTMAWMLLWRALVAEPKIGLKKKDDAFYKGQITTARFFINTQLPVTAGRLASIRVMDGAAIDMEDAGFGG; encoded by the coding sequence ATGGCCCAACTGATTGCCGACCGCCGGGATGTGGATTTTGTGCTTCATGAACAGCTTGAAGTGGCCGAGCTTGCCAAAAGCAGTGTCTTTAGGGAATTCAATCGTAAAACCATCGATCTTATTGTCAGTGAGGCCAGAAACCTTGCCATCAAGGAAATTCTTCCTCTGCAAAAAATCAGTGATGAAGGCTGCGAGTTTGATGCTGGAACGGTGCGGGTACCCGAAGCCTACCATAAGGTGTACAAAAACTATCTGGATGGTCAGTGGCTGGCCATGGGCGATACACCGGACTGGGGAGGGCAGGGAATGCCCAAGCCAATATGTCTTGCGGCCAGTGAGTATTTCCACGGTGCCTGCAACTCCTTCATGCTCTTTCACATGGCCACCCATGGTGCGGCCCGGCTGATAGAGAATTTTGGTACGGATGAGCAGAAAAATCAGGTACTGAAAAACATGTATGCTGGCAAATGGTCCGGCACCATGCTCCTCACCGAACCGGATGCAGGCTCCGACGTGGGTGCCCTGAGTACTGTGGCCAGACGTAATCCTGACGGCACCTATTCCCTGTCCGGCTCCAAGATCTTCATCTCCGGCGGTGAGCAGGATATGGTGGAAAACATCATCCATCCTACCCTGGCCCGCATTGAAGGAGCCCCCGAAGGCACCCGTGGCATCTCCCTTTTCATGGTGCCCAAATACCGCATCAAGGCAGATGGCTCTCTGGGAGAATTCAATGATGTGATCTGCACGGGCATTGAGCATAAGATGGGGCTGCACGGCAATTCCACCTGCTCTTTGACTTTGGGAGGGAAGGGTGAGTGCATAGGCACCCTCATAGGAGAAGAGAACAAGGGCATGGCCGCCATGTTCCACATGATGAATGAAGCCCGTCAGATGACAGGCCTTCAGGGATTTGCCAACGCCACCACCGCCTACATGTATGCCCTGGATTACGCCCGCCAGCGTATTCAGACCAAACACATGACCGATCCCGCTGATGCAGGTCCTGCGGCCATTATCCGTCACCCGGATGTGCGTCGCCAGCTCATGATCATGAAGAGCTTTGTGGACGGCATGCGCAGCCTCATTTACTACAATGGCATGATTCAGAACCGCTGCCAGCTTTCCGACAGCCCGGAAGAAAAGGAAAGACTGAAAAATATTGAAGAGGTGCTGACTCCCATCATCAAGGCCTACATCACGGACAAGGCCTTTGAGGTCTGCTCCCACGCCGTGCAGGTATATGGGGGCTACGGCTATGTGGAGGAGTATCCCGTGGCCCAGCTGCTTCGTGATGCCCGTGTTTTTCAGATCTACGAAGGCACCAACGGCGTTCAGTCCATGGACCTTGTGGGCCGCAAGATGGGCATGAAAAAAGGGGCCGCTTTCATGGCTTATCTGGAGGAAATCCGCAGCACCATAGAAAAGGCTCGGAACATTGAATCCATCCGGCCTCTGGCGGAAAATGTGGAAAAACTACTGGAAACCTACACGGAAACCGCCATGGTACTGGGTAAGGCCGCAGCCAGTGACAAGGTTCTCAATGCCTTTGCCTTTACCCATCCCTTCCTGGAAGCCACAGGAGACCTGACCATGGCATGGATGCTTCTGTGGCGGGCCCTGGTAGCGGAACCCAAAATCGGTCTGAAGAAAAAGGATGATGCCTTTTACAAAGGCCAGATCACCACGGCCCGTTTCTTCATCAATACCCAGCTTCCCGTCACCGCAGGCAGGCTTGCCTCCATCCGGGTCATGGATGGCGCAGCCATCGACATGGAAGATGCGGGTTTCGGGGGCTGA
- a CDS encoding methyl-accepting chemotaxis protein has translation MLLNRRKKRGLPETFFAEIASDPRAPLDLSHRFMKTDIRASHRPVMEMLDRIYDRFESQMHSIAEGALPLSSLAPELADIADRFQDTGTKQQELAIRMVEETEQAVRAEASMADLACRAAEHSEAIAHALEICKNQGHTAGKGMGHIGEETRMLSEQVGQLSSDAMRIDQIIGTIAAIAEDTGLLSLNASIEAARSGRAGAGFAVIAQEIRRLSSQVAQAADSIHTELSRIRGQIRETAAGVDRVKNCVEEGEIAITDVLSGLGEVGVRHGTFVQDMGVLSRTAEGQVRVFGDVASFVREIRQGIEERNGEGVKILSCARNIRNLTEKQLVATGGFHLRCHSRAKAAVSALAASGELLSDQRPVREGILAEFVSSAAYVELVYLTDTRGVQTVANQFRRGMDAVYASDGYGADWSGRPWFEKVKKSQKVFASDIYRSKATDAFCCTVAVPVHDSEGRFSGVLAADLCLEELLKIS, from the coding sequence ATGCTGTTGAACAGGAGAAAAAAACGGGGCCTGCCGGAAACATTTTTTGCAGAGATTGCTTCCGATCCCCGCGCACCTCTGGATCTGTCTCACCGCTTTATGAAAACCGATATCAGAGCCTCCCACAGGCCTGTTATGGAAATGCTGGACCGGATTTATGATCGTTTTGAAAGTCAGATGCACAGCATTGCCGAAGGTGCCCTGCCCCTTTCCTCCCTTGCTCCCGAACTGGCTGACATTGCCGATCGTTTTCAGGATACGGGAACAAAGCAGCAGGAACTGGCCATCCGCATGGTGGAGGAAACGGAGCAGGCTGTAAGGGCGGAAGCTTCCATGGCAGATCTTGCATGCAGGGCAGCAGAACATTCCGAGGCCATTGCCCATGCCCTTGAGATTTGTAAAAATCAGGGGCATACGGCAGGAAAAGGAATGGGTCATATAGGCGAGGAGACCCGCATGCTTTCTGAGCAGGTTGGCCAGCTCTCCTCCGATGCCATGCGCATTGATCAGATCATCGGAACAATCGCTGCCATAGCCGAAGATACGGGCCTCCTTTCCCTGAACGCCAGCATAGAAGCCGCCCGGTCCGGCAGGGCTGGAGCCGGTTTTGCGGTCATTGCCCAGGAAATCCGCCGTCTTTCTTCTCAGGTTGCCCAGGCCGCAGACAGTATTCACACAGAGCTTTCCCGTATCCGGGGACAGATCCGTGAGACCGCCGCAGGGGTTGACAGGGTCAAAAACTGTGTGGAAGAAGGTGAAATCGCCATTACAGATGTTCTGTCCGGACTTGGGGAGGTTGGTGTGCGCCATGGAACCTTTGTGCAGGATATGGGTGTACTCAGCCGTACCGCGGAAGGTCAGGTCAGGGTTTTCGGGGATGTGGCTTCCTTTGTCCGGGAAATTCGTCAGGGAATCGAAGAGCGTAACGGAGAAGGTGTAAAAATTTTAAGTTGTGCCAGAAACATCCGCAACCTTACGGAAAAACAGCTTGTTGCCACAGGAGGCTTTCATCTGCGCTGCCACAGCAGGGCAAAGGCGGCCGTCAGTGCGCTGGCCGCATCCGGGGAATTGCTTTCGGATCAAAGGCCTGTCAGGGAAGGGATTCTGGCGGAATTCGTTTCTTCCGCCGCCTATGTGGAACTGGTCTACCTGACGGATACCAGAGGCGTGCAGACCGTTGCCAATCAGTTCCGGAGGGGCATGGATGCGGTGTACGCGTCCGATGGATACGGTGCGGACTGGTCCGGTCGTCCCTGGTTTGAGAAAGTGAAAAAAAGCCAGAAGGTTTTTGCTTCCGATATTTACAGATCAAAGGCTACGGATGCCTTCTGCTGCACGGTGGCTGTACCTGTCCATGACAGCGAAGGCCGGTTTTCCGGTGTGCTGGCGGCGGATCTCTGCCTCGAAGAATTGCTGAAAATATCATAA
- a CDS encoding EAL domain-containing protein, which yields MTDCGGYWEGSWKEHRLGSVFQPVYSLAHKRIVGFEALIRPFRKGHPVDPHNFFHGLSRDTLMLTDRLCRALHIANFQRLGNKDTWLFLNVATDVAVHARQYGSFFSELLDYYELSPESVVIEVVEQATEDPERMDRGISFFRDLGCLIAMDDFGAGSSNFERIWRFSPHIVKLDRTIIARAGREARTRRMLPGIISLLHQAGSLVLVEGIEREEEARIAMESDADMVQGYYFGRPEKNPSPASPDFDGLMERCKAELGEKEHLWRRRNKPVLDLFSLALEKLCSGLKPEEALRGMLEDTRTLRCYLLTPTGLQVGATLTGTAPERRSDACFAPLQEGRSGDWFRRPYFKRALRTPGRVRVTQPYRSITGDGMCQTLSCYVTSGSESWIVCCDLCFSEAF from the coding sequence ATGACTGACTGTGGGGGCTACTGGGAAGGATCCTGGAAAGAGCACAGGCTGGGCTCGGTTTTTCAGCCCGTCTACAGCCTTGCACATAAGAGAATTGTAGGATTTGAAGCCCTCATACGGCCCTTCCGAAAGGGTCATCCCGTAGACCCTCATAACTTTTTTCACGGTCTTTCCAGAGACACACTCATGCTGACGGACCGCCTCTGCCGCGCCCTCCATATAGCCAACTTTCAGAGGCTTGGAAATAAAGACACCTGGCTTTTTCTCAATGTGGCCACCGATGTGGCCGTTCATGCCAGGCAATATGGCTCATTTTTTTCTGAGCTTCTGGATTATTACGAACTTTCTCCGGAATCCGTAGTGATTGAGGTGGTGGAACAGGCCACAGAAGATCCGGAACGTATGGACAGGGGTATATCCTTTTTCAGGGATCTGGGCTGCCTCATTGCCATGGATGATTTTGGCGCAGGAAGTTCCAATTTTGAACGGATCTGGCGTTTTTCCCCCCACATTGTGAAGCTGGACCGAACCATCATTGCCCGTGCAGGTCGCGAAGCCCGTACCCGGCGCATGCTTCCCGGTATTATTTCCCTTTTGCATCAGGCAGGCTCCCTTGTTCTTGTGGAAGGCATTGAAAGAGAGGAGGAAGCCCGTATTGCCATGGAATCGGATGCGGACATGGTACAGGGGTATTATTTTGGCAGACCGGAAAAGAATCCGTCTCCGGCCTCTCCGGATTTTGATGGCCTGATGGAGCGATGCAAGGCGGAGCTGGGAGAAAAGGAGCATCTGTGGCGAAGGCGGAACAAGCCGGTTCTGGATCTTTTCTCCCTTGCCCTTGAGAAGCTCTGTTCCGGACTGAAACCGGAGGAGGCCTTAAGGGGCATGCTGGAGGATACGAGAACCCTGCGTTGTTATCTGCTGACTCCCACTGGGCTGCAGGTGGGGGCCACCCTTACGGGTACAGCTCCGGAAAGAAGGTCCGACGCCTGCTTTGCTCCTCTGCAGGAAGGACGCAGCGGAGACTGGTTCCGCCGACCCTATTTCAAAAGGGCTCTTCGTACTCCCGGCCGGGTTCGGGTCACCCAGCCCTACCGCTCTATTACCGGAGACGGAATGTGCCAGACCCTTTCCTGCTATGTAACTTCAGGATCAGAAAGCTGGATTGTCTGCTGTGATCTTTGTTTCAGCGAGGCTTTTTGA